In the genome of Tautonia rosea, the window TGCAACAAGGCCAACGACTGCGATCGTGTTCTACCTGGCTCGTGACCGCTGCCCTGCTGGGCCTTGGTTCACTCAATGCGACCGGGGCAGAGTCACCCGAGCCAAGTCTCGAGCTGACCGTCGATGCCGGCCGGTTCGATCGCGGACAGACTCCAGTGCAAATTACGATCCCAACGAACGAGGCTGGCCAGGATTGGCCCGATTGGCTTGATCTGATTGCAGCACGGGGGGGCCGCGTCGGGCTTCGCGATCTCGATAATCCCGGCCAGATCGTTGTCGCCCAGGTCGATACGTCCAACGATCTCACTCGGATCCTCTGGATCCTCCCCGGCCACACACCGGCCGGCAGTCGTCGGACCTTCCGTCTCGAACCCCTGGAAACGCCGGTTGAGCCCGATCCCTGGGCCTTCCGGACGAGCCCGGAGGGACACCTGGAGCTATTCAGGGGCGACGACCCGGTCTTTCGATACAACACCACGCCGGTCACCCACCCCGATCATCCCAACCCGAACCAGCCGAGGGACGCCTACATCCATCCCGCCTTCGCCCCCTCCGGAGCAATGGTCACGGGAGATTACTCAGCCGAGTCACACCCGCATCATCGGGGTTTCTTTCTTGCCTACACGAAGACCTCGGTCGGTGATCTTCAACCAGATTTCTGGAACATCCAGAATGGCTCGGGCAAGATTCATTTCGATCGACTCGGATCGGTGACGACCGGGCCTGTTTCCGCCCGGTTCTCAACGTTTCATCGCTGGGAAGCCAACCGAACCGACGCTGACCCTATCGTTGTGCTCAGGGAACGTTGGGATGTCGAGGTCTTTGATCTTCCGGGCACTCCCTACCGCCTCTTCGACCTCACGAGCACTCAGCAGGCGACCGGGATACCCCTGGTCCTGCCACCTTACCGATACGGGGGAATGGCCTATCGCGGCCCTGACTCGTTTTTGCCCCAGGGGGCGCTCGACGTGCTCACCAGCGAGGGCTTCGATCGTGTCGAAGGTGATCAGAAGCCGGCCCGATGGGTGGACCTATCCGGCCCCATCACGGATGGGTCGGACCGTTACGCCGGAGCCGCCATGTTTGACCACCCGACCAATCTGCACCATCCGACCCCTGCCCGGATTCATCCAACCCGGCTCCCTTTCTTTTGCTTCGTCCCCAGCCACGATGAATTGGTGAGCATTGGACCGGAATCGCCCATCGTTTTCCGGTATCGCATCCTGATTCATGACGGGCATCCTGACGTCGAGCGCAATGAACGCGTCTGGCGCGATTTTGCCGAGCCCCCGACGGTCACCCACCTGATCCGATCGCCCTGATCATCTTGACCGGACGTGCGCTGGCACATGATCCAACGTGGGATCGCCCTACGACCTCGGAGGCTCAACCGACCGTTACGACCGGGTCGATCGTCGCGGCCTTCTCAGATGGTCGATGGCGGAGAAAAACCGC includes:
- a CDS encoding DUF6807 domain-containing protein, coding for MQQGQRLRSCSTWLVTAALLGLGSLNATGAESPEPSLELTVDAGRFDRGQTPVQITIPTNEAGQDWPDWLDLIAARGGRVGLRDLDNPGQIVVAQVDTSNDLTRILWILPGHTPAGSRRTFRLEPLETPVEPDPWAFRTSPEGHLELFRGDDPVFRYNTTPVTHPDHPNPNQPRDAYIHPAFAPSGAMVTGDYSAESHPHHRGFFLAYTKTSVGDLQPDFWNIQNGSGKIHFDRLGSVTTGPVSARFSTFHRWEANRTDADPIVVLRERWDVEVFDLPGTPYRLFDLTSTQQATGIPLVLPPYRYGGMAYRGPDSFLPQGALDVLTSEGFDRVEGDQKPARWVDLSGPITDGSDRYAGAAMFDHPTNLHHPTPARIHPTRLPFFCFVPSHDELVSIGPESPIVFRYRILIHDGHPDVERNERVWRDFAEPPTVTHLIRSP